A stretch of Pseudomonas sp. LS.1a DNA encodes these proteins:
- a CDS encoding proline--tRNA ligase, giving the protein MRTSQYLLATQKETPADAVVISHQLMLRAGMIRKLASGLYTWLPMGLRVMRKVEAVVREEMNAAGALEVLMPSIQPAELWQESGRWEQYGPELLRLKDRHQRDFCVGPTHEEVITDLARNELSSYKQLPLNMYQIQTKFRDEIRPRFGLMRGREFIMKDAYSFHADQASLQETYDRMHQAYSNVFTRLGLDFRPVQADTGSIGGSYSHEFHVLAESGEDDVIFSDSSDYAANIEKAEAIPRETVRPAPTEELRLVDTPNAKTIAQLVENFGLPIEKTVKTLIVRGAEEGKLVALVVRGDHELNEIKAAKLEQVADPLVMATDAELREAIGAGAGSLGPLNLPLECVIDRSVALMSDFGIGANIDDKHYFGVNWERDLPVPQVADLRNVVEGDPSPDGQGTLVIKRGIEVGHIFQLGTKYSEALKCQVLGENGKPVTLSMGCYGIGVSRVVAAAIEQSYDDKGIIWNDALAPFQIALVPLRYETDVVREATDKLYAELTAAGYEVLLDDRDKKTSPGIKFADMELIGIPHRIVVSDRGLAEGNLEYKHRTEQDAQPLPLNEVLTFLQARVRR; this is encoded by the coding sequence ATGCGCACCAGTCAATATTTGCTCGCCACCCAGAAAGAAACCCCTGCCGACGCAGTGGTCATCAGCCATCAGCTCATGCTGCGTGCCGGCATGATCCGCAAACTGGCCTCCGGCCTGTACACCTGGCTGCCGATGGGCTTGCGGGTGATGCGCAAGGTCGAGGCCGTGGTGCGTGAGGAAATGAACGCCGCCGGCGCCCTGGAAGTGCTGATGCCCAGCATCCAGCCCGCCGAACTGTGGCAGGAATCCGGCCGCTGGGAACAGTACGGCCCCGAGCTGCTGCGCCTGAAAGACCGCCACCAGCGCGACTTCTGCGTCGGCCCGACCCACGAAGAAGTCATCACCGACCTGGCCCGCAACGAGCTGTCCAGCTATAAACAGCTGCCGCTCAACATGTACCAGATCCAGACCAAGTTCCGTGACGAGATCCGCCCGCGCTTCGGCCTGATGCGCGGCCGCGAGTTCATCATGAAGGACGCCTACTCGTTCCATGCCGACCAGGCTTCCCTGCAGGAAACCTACGACCGCATGCACCAGGCGTACAGCAACGTGTTCACCCGCCTGGGCCTGGACTTCCGTCCAGTACAGGCTGACACCGGCTCTATCGGTGGCAGCTACTCGCACGAGTTCCACGTACTGGCCGAGTCCGGCGAAGACGACGTGATCTTCAGCGACAGCTCCGACTACGCCGCCAACATCGAGAAGGCCGAGGCCATCCCGCGCGAAACCGTGCGCCCAGCCCCTACCGAGGAGCTGCGCCTGGTCGACACGCCGAACGCCAAGACCATCGCCCAGCTGGTGGAAAACTTCGGCCTGCCGATCGAGAAAACCGTCAAGACCCTGATCGTGCGCGGCGCCGAGGAAGGCAAGCTGGTTGCCCTGGTGGTACGTGGCGACCACGAGCTGAACGAAATCAAGGCGGCCAAGCTGGAACAGGTTGCCGACCCGCTGGTCATGGCTACCGACGCCGAGCTGCGCGAGGCCATTGGTGCCGGCGCCGGCTCGCTCGGCCCGCTGAACCTGCCACTGGAATGCGTGATCGACCGTTCGGTTGCCCTGATGAGCGACTTCGGCATTGGCGCCAACATCGACGACAAGCACTACTTCGGCGTGAACTGGGAGCGCGACCTGCCGGTTCCACAGGTCGCCGACCTGCGTAACGTGGTCGAAGGTGACCCGAGCCCGGACGGCCAGGGCACCCTGGTGATCAAGCGCGGCATCGAAGTGGGCCACATCTTCCAGCTCGGCACCAAGTACAGCGAGGCGCTGAAGTGCCAGGTACTGGGCGAGAACGGCAAGCCGGTAACCCTGTCCATGGGCTGCTACGGCATCGGCGTGTCCCGCGTGGTCGCCGCTGCCATCGAGCAGAGCTACGACGACAAGGGCATCATCTGGAACGACGCCCTGGCCCCGTTCCAGATCGCCCTGGTACCGCTGCGCTACGAGACCGACGTGGTTCGCGAGGCGACCGACAAGCTGTACGCCGAGCTGACTGCTGCCGGCTACGAAGTGCTGCTGGACGACCGTGACAAGAAGACCAGCCCAGGCATCAAGTTTGCCGACATGGAGCTGATCGGTATCCCGCACCGCATCGTCGTCAGCGATCGCGGCCTGGCCGAAGGCAACCTGGAGTACAAGCACCGCACCGAGCAGGACGCCCAGCCGTTGCCGCTCAATGAAGTGCTGACCTTCCTGCAGGCCCGCGTTCGCCGCTGA
- the dinB gene encoding DNA polymerase IV, giving the protein MRKIIHVDCDCFYAAIEMRDDPRLAGRPMAVGGSPDHRGVIATCNYEARAYGVRSAMSSRHALKLCPDLLIVKPRFEAYREASREIHTIFRDYTELIEPLSLDEAYLDVSDSQWYSGSATRIAEDIRRRVARTLHITVSAGVAPNKFLAKIASDWRKPNGLFVITPGEVEAFVAALPVARLHGVGKVMADKLARLGIETCLELREWSRLALVREFGSFGERLWGLARGIDERAVHNDSRRQSVSVENTYDTDLPDLASCLARLPELLESLNERIARMDSSYRPEKPFVKVKFHDFSQTTMEQAGAGRDLESYRQLLGQAFARGGKPVRLLGVGVRLRDLRGAHEQLELFPPQ; this is encoded by the coding sequence TTGCGCAAGATCATCCATGTCGACTGCGATTGCTTCTATGCCGCGATCGAAATGCGTGACGACCCACGCCTGGCCGGGCGGCCCATGGCAGTGGGGGGCTCGCCCGACCATCGAGGGGTGATCGCTACCTGCAACTATGAAGCGCGTGCCTATGGCGTGCGCTCGGCCATGTCGTCGCGGCATGCGCTGAAGCTGTGCCCGGACTTGCTGATCGTCAAGCCGCGCTTCGAGGCCTACCGTGAGGCCTCGCGGGAAATCCACACGATCTTCCGCGACTACACCGAGCTGATCGAGCCGCTGTCGCTGGACGAGGCCTACCTGGATGTGAGCGACAGCCAGTGGTACTCGGGCAGCGCCACGCGTATTGCCGAGGATATCCGCCGGCGCGTCGCCCGCACCCTGCATATAACCGTCTCGGCCGGTGTGGCGCCGAACAAGTTCCTGGCCAAGATCGCCAGTGACTGGCGCAAGCCCAATGGCCTGTTCGTGATTACCCCCGGCGAAGTGGAGGCGTTCGTCGCCGCCCTGCCGGTGGCCAGGTTGCACGGGGTGGGCAAGGTAATGGCAGACAAGCTGGCGCGGTTGGGTATCGAAACCTGCCTGGAGCTGCGCGAATGGTCGCGTCTGGCGCTGGTGCGCGAGTTCGGCAGCTTTGGCGAGCGTTTGTGGGGGCTGGCGCGGGGTATCGATGAGCGTGCAGTGCACAATGACAGCCGCCGGCAGTCGGTCAGTGTGGAAAACACCTACGACACCGACCTTCCGGACCTGGCCAGTTGCCTGGCACGGCTCCCCGAGTTGCTGGAAAGCCTGAACGAGCGTATTGCCCGCATGGACAGCAGTTACCGGCCGGAAAAACCCTTCGTCAAGGTCAAGTTCCATGACTTCAGCCAGACCACCATGGAGCAGGCGGGGGCGGGCAGGGACCTGGAGAGTTATCGACAGTTGCTGGGGCAGGCGTTTGCCCGGGGTGGCAAGCCGGTGCGCTTGCTGGGGGTAGGCGTAAGGTTGCGCGACTTGCGCGGGGCGCATGAGCAGCTGGAGCTGTTCCCGCCTCAATAA
- the mprF gene encoding bifunctional lysylphosphatidylglycerol flippase/synthetase MprF, producing the protein MTSHNPEPPVPLASALPGAVQRLPLLERLSRYRQPIGLVVTLVLFTMGLIACRHLLSELDIYALHDAMLSVPAQSLLGALLATVLGFVILLGYEWSASRYAGVKLPTRSLVLGGFSAFAIGNAIGLSMLSGGSVRYRLYARQGVGAGEVARMTVFASLSLGCALPPLAALATLSDLSAASAALGLAPGLLAGIATAVLLACSVLVFGLYRRRLAEQPLANNLLVQLGRRTLRLPGARLAALQLLITALDVAAAATVLYLLLPEAPPFGAFVLVYLLALAAGVLSHVPGGVGVFEAILLAAFADQLGAAPLAAALLLYRLIYVVLPLLLACVLLLANEARRLLFAQQAIKAASGLAAPILSILVFLSGVVLLFSGATPEIDTRLEHMGFLVPHRLIDASHFGASLIGVLCLLLAQGLRRRLSAAWLLTTVLLLVGALLSLLKGFDWEEACLLTLTATLLALFRRSFYRPSRLLELPFSPVFLVASACVVGASIWLLLFAYQDVPYSHQLWWQFTLDADAPRGLRAAMGSALLLAAVALTWLLRTAPPVIHLPDEEELRRANRILLASDQPDGGLALTGDKALLFHPRDNAFLMYARRGRSLVALYDPIGPAQERAEMIWQFRDLCDLHHARPVFYQVRAENLPFYMDIGLTALKLGEEARVDLRRFDLEAKGKEMKDLRYTWNRGGRDGLSLEIHEPGHAPLAELKEISDAWLGGKNVREKGFSLGRFSPEYLQHFRIALIRFQGRPVAFANLLETHGNELASLDLMRAHPEAPKLTMEFMMIGLILHYKSHDYARFSLGMVPLSGLQPRRGAPLTQRLGSMVFRRGEQLYNFQGLRRFKDKFQPDWEPRYMAVPAGLDPLVALADTAALIAGGLTGLVKR; encoded by the coding sequence ATGACTTCGCACAACCCCGAACCCCCGGTGCCGCTTGCCTCGGCGCTACCCGGTGCCGTGCAACGCCTGCCCTTGCTCGAACGCTTGAGCCGCTACCGCCAGCCCATTGGGCTGGTGGTGACCCTGGTGTTGTTCACCATGGGCTTGATCGCCTGTCGCCACCTGCTGAGCGAGCTGGACATCTACGCCCTGCATGATGCCATGCTCAGCGTACCGGCCCAGTCGCTACTCGGTGCCTTGCTGGCAACCGTGCTCGGTTTCGTGATCCTGCTGGGTTACGAGTGGTCGGCCAGCCGCTATGCCGGTGTGAAACTGCCGACGCGCAGCTTGGTGCTGGGCGGTTTCAGCGCCTTTGCCATCGGCAACGCCATCGGCCTGTCGATGCTTTCGGGCGGCTCGGTGCGCTACCGCCTGTATGCACGCCAAGGGGTCGGTGCAGGTGAAGTTGCACGGATGACCGTTTTTGCCAGCCTGTCACTGGGCTGCGCGCTGCCGCCTCTGGCCGCCTTGGCGACCTTGAGCGACCTGTCGGCAGCCTCGGCCGCACTGGGTTTGGCGCCTGGCTTGCTGGCGGGTATCGCCACAGCAGTGCTGCTGGCGTGCAGCGTGCTGGTGTTCGGCTTGTACCGCCGGCGCCTGGCTGAACAACCACTGGCCAATAACCTGCTGGTACAACTGGGCCGCCGCACACTGCGCCTGCCGGGTGCACGCCTGGCAGCCCTGCAATTGCTGATCACCGCACTGGATGTCGCCGCTGCCGCCACGGTGCTGTACCTGCTGCTGCCCGAAGCACCGCCATTCGGTGCCTTTGTCCTGGTGTACCTGCTGGCCTTGGCTGCAGGTGTGCTCAGCCATGTACCGGGCGGCGTCGGGGTGTTCGAAGCGATCCTGCTGGCGGCTTTTGCCGACCAGCTCGGCGCGGCGCCGTTGGCAGCGGCCCTGTTGCTGTATCGGCTGATCTACGTGGTGCTACCACTGCTGCTGGCCTGCGTGTTGCTGCTGGCCAACGAAGCCCGGCGCCTGCTGTTCGCGCAACAGGCTATCAAGGCCGCTTCCGGGCTGGCCGCGCCGATCCTGTCGATTCTGGTATTTCTGTCCGGGGTGGTGCTGCTGTTCTCCGGGGCCACGCCCGAGATAGACACACGCCTGGAGCACATGGGCTTTCTGGTGCCGCACCGTCTGATCGATGCCTCGCACTTCGGTGCCAGCCTGATCGGCGTGCTGTGCCTGCTGCTGGCCCAGGGCCTGCGCCGGCGCCTGTCCGCCGCCTGGCTGCTGACCACTGTACTGTTGCTGGTCGGCGCCTTGCTGTCGCTGCTCAAGGGCTTCGATTGGGAAGAAGCCTGCCTGCTGACCCTCACAGCTACCCTGCTCGCGCTGTTCCGGCGTTCCTTCTACCGCCCCAGCCGCTTGCTCGAGTTGCCGTTCTCGCCGGTGTTTCTGGTGGCCAGCGCCTGTGTGGTCGGCGCATCGATATGGCTGTTGCTGTTCGCCTACCAGGATGTGCCCTACAGCCATCAGCTGTGGTGGCAGTTCACCCTCGATGCCGACGCCCCGCGTGGCCTGCGCGCCGCCATGGGCAGCGCCTTGCTGCTGGCGGCCGTGGCCCTGACCTGGCTATTGCGCACGGCACCGCCGGTGATCCACCTGCCCGACGAAGAGGAGCTGCGGCGTGCCAACCGCATTCTGCTGGCCTCCGACCAGCCCGATGGCGGCCTGGCCCTGACCGGCGACAAGGCGCTGCTGTTCCACCCTCGCGACAACGCCTTCCTCATGTACGCCCGTCGCGGCCGCAGCCTGGTGGCCCTGTACGACCCGATCGGCCCGGCCCAGGAGCGCGCCGAGATGATCTGGCAGTTCCGTGACCTGTGCGATCTGCACCATGCCCGCCCGGTGTTCTACCAGGTGCGCGCCGAGAACCTGCCGTTCTACATGGACATCGGCCTGACCGCGCTGAAGCTGGGCGAAGAAGCCCGGGTCGACCTGCGCCGCTTCGACCTCGAAGCCAAGGGCAAGGAGATGAAGGACCTGCGCTACACCTGGAACCGTGGTGGCCGTGACGGTTTGAGCCTGGAAATCCACGAACCCGGCCATGCCCCGCTGGCAGAGCTGAAGGAAATTTCCGATGCCTGGCTCGGCGGCAAGAACGTGCGCGAGAAAGGCTTCTCGCTGGGGCGCTTCAGCCCTGAATACCTGCAGCACTTCCGTATTGCCCTGATCCGCTTCCAGGGCCGCCCGGTGGCTTTCGCCAACCTGCTGGAAACCCATGGCAACGAACTGGCCAGCCTCGACCTGATGCGTGCGCACCCCGAGGCCCCGAAGCTGACCATGGAATTCATGATGATCGGCCTGATCCTGCACTACAAAAGCCATGACTACGCCCGCTTCAGCCTGGGCATGGTGCCGCTGTCCGGCCTGCAGCCGCGACGGGGCGCGCCCTTGACCCAACGCCTGGGCTCGATGGTGTTCCGCCGTGGCGAGCAGCTGTACAACTTCCAGGGGCTTCGTCGCTTCAAGGACAAATTCCAACCGGACTGGGAACCCCGCTACATGGCCGTGCCGGCCGGGCTCGACCCGCTGGTGGCACTGGCCGACACCGCCGCCCTGATCGCAGGCGGCCTGACTGGATTGGTGAAACGTTGA
- a CDS encoding virulence factor family protein translates to MTRRFWLYLLVPLLLATLGGALAFWLWTRPAPEARLEQLSINDTRITRVTPGVHPKARVAIGVPQDQALTDRQLLDLAQAGEAQLVQVILPPNDCGKQQQALDQALGQLSEKPTLVAGIGPGAAQAWRWLASQNNDKARAISVDFSLEQPGCQAPLPKSAAHGHWNVAWNDNPDDASAAFVRDQANAETSISDYDIHLPQVLKAQLTQALVGHDGNALAIPVVEVPAGQTTDTVTLFLSGDGGWRDLDRDVAGEMAKLGYPVVGIDTLRYYWQHKTPEQSAADLSELMQHYRQKWGTKRFVLTGYSFGADVLPAIYNRLPAEDQQRIDAVMLLAFARSGSFEIEVEGWLGKEGQEAPTGPEMARLPASKVVCVYGVEEADESGCTDKTAVGERLKLPGGHHFDENYPALAKRLIGEIETRQGKSSVAEQN, encoded by the coding sequence ATGACCCGACGCTTTTGGCTGTACCTGCTGGTTCCCCTGCTGTTGGCCACCCTGGGAGGTGCGCTGGCATTCTGGTTGTGGACGCGCCCGGCTCCCGAGGCACGCCTGGAACAACTGAGCATCAATGACACCCGCATCACCCGCGTGACCCCAGGCGTGCACCCTAAGGCCCGGGTAGCCATCGGTGTACCCCAGGACCAGGCGCTGACCGACAGGCAGCTGCTGGACCTTGCCCAGGCCGGCGAAGCGCAGCTGGTGCAGGTGATCCTGCCGCCCAACGATTGCGGCAAGCAGCAACAGGCCCTGGACCAAGCCCTGGGCCAGCTGTCGGAGAAACCGACCCTGGTCGCTGGTATCGGCCCTGGCGCCGCCCAGGCCTGGCGCTGGCTGGCCAGCCAGAACAACGACAAGGCGCGGGCGATTTCCGTGGACTTCAGCCTGGAACAACCCGGCTGCCAGGCCCCACTGCCGAAGTCGGCCGCCCACGGCCACTGGAACGTCGCCTGGAACGACAACCCGGATGACGCCAGCGCCGCCTTCGTGCGCGACCAGGCCAATGCCGAGACCAGCATCAGCGACTACGACATCCACCTGCCACAAGTGCTCAAGGCCCAGCTGACCCAGGCCCTGGTCGGCCACGACGGCAACGCCCTGGCTATCCCGGTGGTCGAAGTGCCAGCCGGGCAGACCACCGACACGGTTACCCTGTTCCTTTCCGGTGATGGTGGCTGGCGTGACCTGGACCGCGATGTGGCCGGGGAAATGGCCAAGCTGGGCTACCCGGTGGTGGGCATCGACACGCTGCGCTACTACTGGCAGCACAAGACCCCGGAGCAAAGCGCCGCCGACCTGTCCGAACTGATGCAGCACTACCGTCAGAAGTGGGGCACCAAGCGCTTCGTGCTGACCGGCTATTCGTTCGGTGCCGACGTGCTGCCGGCGATCTACAACCGCCTGCCGGCCGAGGACCAGCAACGGATCGACGCGGTGATGCTACTGGCCTTTGCCCGCAGCGGCAGCTTCGAGATCGAAGTCGAGGGCTGGCTGGGCAAGGAAGGCCAGGAAGCGCCAACCGGGCCGGAAATGGCCAGACTGCCGGCGTCCAAGGTGGTGTGCGTGTATGGTGTGGAAGAGGCCGATGAGAGCGGTTGCACCGACAAGACTGCGGTGGGTGAACGCCTCAAGCTGCCGGGTGGGCACCACTTCGACGAAAACTACCCGGCACTGGCCAAGCGCTTGATTGGCGAGATCGAGACGCGCCAGGGCAAGTCCAGCGTGGCTGAGCAGAACTGA
- a CDS encoding potassium transporter Kup produces the protein MVQASSHAEGGHEGKQGAMRSMSLLVAAVGVVYGDIGTSPLYTLKEVFSGGYGVPVNHDGVLGILSLILWSLLWVVSFKYVMFILRADNQGEGGTMALTALARRATAAYPRLRTLMVVCGLIGASLFYGDSMITPAVSVLSAVEGMGLAFDGIDHWVVPISLVILVALFLVQKHGTEKIGKLFGPIMVTWFVALGALGVHGISQSPEVLKAFNPVWAVNFFVVHPGIGVAVLGAVVLALTGAEALYADMGHFGRKPIARAWFALVLPALVLNYFGQGALLLQDPDAARNPFYLLAPGWALLPMVGLATMATVIASQAVISGAFSLTRQAIQLGYIPRMQIQHTSSDEQGQIYIGAINWTLMVGVVLLVLGFESSGALAAAYGVAVTGTMLMTTILVSAVMLLLWKWPPVLAVPILMGFLLVDGLFFAANVPKIIQGGAFPVLAGGVLYLLMSTWKRGKQILMERIDEGALPLQLFISSIRIQPPHRVEGTAVFLTARSDAVPHALLHNMLHNQVLHSQVVLLTVVSEDRPRVPEHERFEVEAYGDGFFRVLLHFGFMDEPDVPAALKLCHLEDLDFSPMRTTYFLSRETVIASRLEGMSRWRGNLFAFLLKNANGNLRFFNLPLNRVIELGTQVEI, from the coding sequence ATGGTTCAGGCAAGCAGTCACGCCGAGGGCGGGCACGAGGGGAAGCAGGGGGCGATGCGGTCGATGAGCCTGCTCGTGGCGGCGGTCGGGGTAGTTTATGGCGATATCGGTACCAGCCCGTTGTATACCCTCAAGGAAGTCTTCAGCGGCGGGTACGGGGTACCGGTCAACCATGACGGCGTGCTGGGGATCCTGTCGCTGATCCTGTGGTCGCTGCTGTGGGTGGTGTCGTTCAAGTACGTGATGTTCATCCTGCGCGCCGACAACCAGGGCGAGGGCGGTACCATGGCGTTGACCGCGCTGGCGCGGCGGGCCACGGCGGCCTACCCGAGGTTGCGCACGTTGATGGTGGTGTGCGGGTTGATCGGCGCTTCGCTGTTCTATGGCGACAGTATGATCACGCCGGCGGTGTCTGTGCTGTCGGCGGTGGAAGGCATGGGGCTGGCGTTCGATGGTATCGATCACTGGGTGGTACCGATTTCGCTGGTGATACTGGTGGCGCTGTTCCTGGTGCAGAAGCACGGCACCGAGAAGATCGGCAAGCTGTTCGGCCCGATCATGGTCACCTGGTTCGTGGCGCTGGGCGCGCTGGGGGTGCATGGCATCTCGCAGAGCCCGGAAGTGCTCAAGGCGTTCAACCCGGTCTGGGCAGTGAACTTCTTCGTGGTCCACCCCGGCATCGGCGTGGCTGTCCTCGGCGCGGTGGTGCTGGCGCTGACCGGTGCCGAGGCGCTGTACGCCGACATGGGCCACTTTGGCCGCAAGCCGATCGCCCGGGCCTGGTTCGCCCTGGTGCTGCCGGCGCTGGTGCTCAATTACTTTGGTCAGGGCGCGTTGCTGCTGCAGGACCCGGATGCGGCACGTAACCCGTTCTACCTGCTGGCGCCGGGTTGGGCACTGTTGCCGATGGTCGGCCTGGCTACCATGGCCACGGTGATCGCTTCGCAGGCGGTGATCTCGGGGGCGTTCTCCCTGACCCGCCAGGCCATCCAGCTGGGCTACATCCCACGCATGCAGATCCAGCACACCTCCAGCGATGAACAGGGGCAGATCTACATCGGCGCGATTAACTGGACGCTGATGGTCGGCGTGGTACTGCTGGTGCTCGGTTTCGAGTCATCCGGTGCCCTGGCGGCGGCTTACGGCGTGGCTGTGACCGGTACCATGCTGATGACCACCATCCTGGTTTCGGCGGTGATGCTGCTGCTATGGAAGTGGCCACCGGTGCTGGCGGTGCCGATCCTGATGGGTTTTCTGTTGGTGGATGGGCTGTTCTTCGCCGCCAACGTACCGAAGATCATCCAGGGTGGTGCGTTCCCGGTGCTGGCTGGTGGCGTGCTGTACCTGTTGATGAGCACCTGGAAGCGCGGCAAGCAGATCCTGATGGAGCGTATCGACGAAGGCGCGCTGCCGCTGCAGCTGTTCATCAGCAGCATACGCATTCAGCCGCCGCACCGGGTCGAAGGCACGGCGGTGTTCCTTACGGCGCGCTCCGATGCGGTGCCCCATGCGCTGTTGCACAACATGCTGCATAACCAGGTGCTGCACAGCCAGGTGGTGCTGTTGACGGTGGTCAGTGAGGACCGACCGCGGGTGCCGGAGCATGAGCGTTTTGAAGTGGAGGCCTATGGCGACGGGTTCTTCCGCGTGTTGCTGCACTTCGGCTTCATGGACGAACCGGACGTACCGGCGGCGTTGAAGCTGTGCCACCTGGAAGACCTGGACTTCAGCCCGATGCGCACCACCTACTTCCTCAGCCGCGAGACCGTGATCGCCTCACGGCTGGAGGGGATGTCGCGCTGGCGGGGCAACCTGTTTGCGTTCCTGCTGAAGAATGCCAACGGCAACTTGCGCTTCTTCAACCTGCCACTGAACCGGGTGATCGAGCTGGGGACCCAGGTCGAGATCTGA
- the rimO gene encoding 30S ribosomal protein S12 methylthiotransferase RimO — translation MSTTPATPKVGFVSLGCPKALVDSERILTQLRMEGYEVVPTYEDADVVVVNTCGFIDSAKAESLEVIGEAIKENGKVIVTGCMGVEEGSIRDVHPSVLSVTGPQQYEQVVSAVHEVVPPRQDHNPLIDLVPPQGVKLTPRHYAYLKISEGCNHSCSFCIIPSMRGKLVSRPVGEVLSEAERLVKAGVKEILVISQDTSAYGVDVKYKTDFWNGRPVKTRMLELCEALSSLGAWVRLHYVYPYPNVDDVIPLMAAGKILPYLDIPFQHASPKVLKAMKRPAFEDRTLARIKNWREQCPELVIRSTFIVGFPGETEEDFQYLLDWLTEAQLDRVGCFQYSPVEGAPANDLGLEEVPDDVKQERWDRFMAHQQAISAARLQLRIGKEIDVLIDEVEEQGSVGRSFFDAPEIDGSVFIDGDHGFKPGDKVRCRVVDADEYDMWAEPI, via the coding sequence ATGTCCACCACGCCCGCCACCCCCAAGGTAGGTTTCGTAAGCCTGGGTTGCCCAAAAGCCCTGGTCGATTCCGAGCGCATCCTGACCCAGCTGCGCATGGAAGGCTATGAAGTCGTGCCCACCTACGAGGACGCCGACGTGGTGGTGGTCAACACCTGCGGCTTCATCGACAGCGCCAAGGCCGAGTCGCTGGAAGTGATCGGCGAAGCGATCAAGGAAAACGGCAAGGTCATCGTCACCGGCTGCATGGGTGTCGAGGAAGGCAGCATCCGTGACGTGCACCCGAGCGTGCTGTCGGTTACCGGCCCGCAGCAGTACGAGCAGGTGGTCAGCGCCGTGCACGAAGTCGTGCCGCCACGCCAGGATCACAACCCGCTGATCGACCTGGTTCCACCTCAGGGCGTCAAGCTGACCCCTCGCCACTATGCGTACCTGAAGATTTCCGAAGGCTGCAACCACAGCTGCAGCTTCTGCATCATCCCGTCGATGCGCGGCAAGCTGGTCAGCCGCCCGGTCGGCGAAGTGCTGAGCGAGGCAGAGCGCCTGGTCAAGGCCGGGGTCAAGGAGATCCTGGTGATTTCCCAGGACACCAGCGCCTACGGCGTCGACGTCAAGTACAAGACCGACTTCTGGAACGGCCGCCCGGTCAAGACCCGCATGCTCGAACTGTGCGAAGCCCTGAGCAGCCTGGGCGCCTGGGTCCGCCTGCACTACGTGTACCCGTACCCGAACGTCGACGACGTGATCCCGCTGATGGCCGCCGGCAAGATCCTGCCGTACCTGGACATCCCGTTCCAGCACGCCAGCCCGAAGGTGCTCAAGGCCATGAAGCGCCCGGCCTTCGAAGACCGCACCCTGGCGCGTATCAAGAACTGGCGCGAGCAGTGCCCGGAGCTGGTGATTCGCTCCACCTTCATCGTCGGCTTCCCGGGCGAGACCGAGGAAGACTTCCAGTACCTGCTGGACTGGCTGACCGAAGCCCAGCTGGACCGCGTTGGCTGCTTCCAGTACTCGCCGGTGGAGGGCGCCCCGGCCAACGACCTGGGCCTGGAAGAAGTACCGGACGACGTCAAGCAGGAGCGCTGGGACCGCTTCATGGCCCACCAGCAGGCCATCAGCGCCGCCCGCCTGCAACTGCGCATCGGCAAGGAAATCGACGTGCTGATCGATGAAGTGGAAGAGCAAGGCTCGGTTGGCCGCAGCTTCTTCGATGCCCCGGAGATCGACGGCAGCGTGTTCATCGATGGCGACCACGGCTTCAAGCCGGGTGACAAGGTACGTTGCCGCGTAGTGGATGCCGACGAATACGACATGTGGGCTGAACCCATCTGA